The genomic region AATATTCTTGTCGTTGGCTTTGTTAAAGAAATCGAAGATATTACCCAAGAGAGGTATAGAACCTAGAATGGCATCCGAGGTCACGTTGAGTAGCATTTTGATCGCAATCTTCCCGCTTGCCCCATTTCGGTACATGACCGTAACGAGTATCAGTGAAATGATGAAGGTTGCGATTTGCCCGGCAAAGGGAATGAAATTAAGGATGGGGTCTAATCCGAAGCGAAAGTTGCCAATACGGAAGCGACTATCCATTAAAACAGATAGTCGCTCCACCCAAACAAAATCTTTATTTATGCGCTCTATTTTAGAGCTATATTGGTTTTCCATTGTTATTTTAATTCAAAGACTGCGTCGATATTGCAAGTCAGTTTGATTGGGCGGACATCAATATCAAGCCCATTCCCTCCTACTGCATCAGATTCAGCGTTTGCTGTTTTCGACATCGCCATATAAGCACGTGGCTGTGGCATCACATCATTCCAGCTGAAGCTGCTATTATCATTAATCATCAGCGATTTTCCAACAGTCTCTCCGTCGGCCGCTGCAAGTATTTCTGCATTGACGCGTGCGTCTTTAACCGCTGCGGTTTTTAATTCTTTCTCGATTGCTTTCTTTTGAGAATGATCATAACCGGCAATGTTCGTGTTTTGTAGACCTTGGGAGTCAACTTCATCCATCATCGCATTTAAGCTTTTCAGGTCGGTTACTTTGATGCGGTACTGACGAGATTGTAGCAACTCATTGTTCTTTTTCTTACGATCGGCCGTGTTATAGCTATAAATGTTTTGTATAGTAAAATTCTCTTTCTTAACACCATATTTCATAGCAGCATCATACAATTGCTTTTCCAAGGTTTCGATAGTTACCTTTTTCTTTGTATTGCCATCTTGATAGTATTCCTTCAATGAAATTGAAAGGTAAATGATGTCTGGAGTCACTTCTTTCTCGGCATAGCCGCGCGTTGCTACTCTTCTACTATTTTCCATAGATACATTTTGTGCTTGAGCTGTCACCACCAATGCGATAAGCGCTAATATTGATAATAATTTTTTCATAATAATCTTTTAATGCGTTTCTAATCTCAAAAATCTTTCCAAAAGATATACAGCATAGACAAGTGACTATTGAAAATGTTTAATCATATTATGCTAATATTTAGTTTTTATTTAGAAAATAATTGATACCTTTAAGAAATAATAAATTAATAACATGCAACAAGGAGTAGTAAAATTCTTTAATGAAGCCAAAGGTTTCGGTTTCATCATTCCAAATTCAGGCGAGAGCGAAATCTTCGTACACGTTTCTGGATTAATTGACAAAATTCGCGAGAAAGACGAAGTTTCTTACGAAGTTGAGCAAGGTCGTAAAGGCCTTAACGCGGTAAATGTAAAGCTTATCTAAGAGAATAGATTCAATATATATTTATTGTGTAAAAGCCCATCGATGATTTTCGATGGGCTTTTTTCATTAAATCTTAGCTGAAAATCTCTTCCAGAATATACAAGGAATTGAGCTCGCCAAAGTTTTCTGTATGAAGCCGATAATAGTCCACGAGCTTTTGTAGTAAATAGCTTCTATCCTCCTTTTTTAGCTTTACATTGTTACAATTGCTGAAAGAAGATTGGGCTAATTCTCTCAAATAAGAACTGTATGGTTCCTGCAGGGTATAAACGTGGGCCGGCAGGATGCTCACAAATCTACCTTCTAAAAGATCGAAATACGGAAGATTACCTAAGGAAGGTTTAAACCCGAGGTAATGTGATAGCTTAAGCAGGAAGATGAGGTGATAGTTTGCCAAACCTTCATCGGTTTCATCAAGCCAGATAATAGCGTTTTCCAAAAAATCGAAAAGTTGCTTATCTGGAGACTGATGCCTTAGCACTTTATAAAGCACCTCATTCAAGAATAGAGCAATCGAGCTTTTGACGATATCCAAAGGAATCTGTTTGAGCACAGGAAGATGTTGAGCTTCCTTAATCCGCTGTAGATTATTATTCTCCTTATTATAAACAACAAGCTCCAGCAAATGGAATGGCTGCAGCATGTTTACCGAAATCTTCGCTTTCGGTTTTCTTGCTCCATTAATCAGGTAAGATTGCAACCCAAATGCTTGCGTATAGATTTGTGCAACAACACTGCTCTCCGAATAATTGGTTACTTTGAGTGTAATTCCTTTGGTTTGGTGCAACATGTTCTATTTCTCTTGTTGCTCTTTTCGATCATCGATAAGAGTCTTTCGATCGATTTTTCTAAAGATGCGGTACATTAATGCTATGAATCCTATTCCAAAAAAAATAACACCCAATGTCATCAACAGCTTATACCAATTATTCTCATTCTCCATGAGCGTGTATCCTAAAAACACGCATATAATCCCCGCCGTTAAAAAGACGATTCCCCTTAAAAGATATTTGTTCATTGTGAATTGTTGAAAACTATTGTGATATTCGCTTCGCGATATTTAATGCAAAATACAGTATTTTTGCTGACTTCCGCAGCAGTCTTCGATTATTTTAAAAATAATTCCTGAAATAATATTGTATTTCCAAAAAGAAATATAGATATTTGCACACTCGTTTCTAAGGGAACGCATTTTTAACAAGAACAACAATAAAAATCGAATATCATGTCAAGAATTTGTGATTTAACAGGCAAGACGGCATTAAAAGGAAATAACGTATCACACTCGAACGTTAAAACTAAGCGTAAATTCTATCCTAATTTACAGACCAAGCGTTTTTACATTCCAGAAGAAGATCGTTGGATTACGTTGAAAGTTTCTACTTCAGCAATCAAAACGATTAACAAAAACGGTATTACAGCAGCAATCGATAAATTTATCAAACAAGGTCATATTTAATAGTTAGACCGCCTGTTGTATCAACATCAAATAGAATCATGAAATTCACCCGTGAGGGTATAAATAAAGTAAAACAATGGCAAAAAAGGGAAATAGAGTACAAGTTATCTTAGAATGTACTGAACACAAAGAAAGTGGTCTTCCGGGAATGTCTCGCTATATCACTACTAAGAACAAGAAAAACACAACTGAGCGTTTAGAATTGAAAAAATTCAACCCAGTATTGAGAAAAGTAACAGTTCACAAAGAAATTAAGTAAAAAACAAGGATTCCTCGGAGTCTATAAAAATATTATACCATGGCAAAGAAGGCAGTTGCATCATTACAAAAAGGTGGTGGTAAAGAATATACTAAAGTTGTTCTTACTACTAAATCTGCAAAAACAGGCGCATATACTTTCAAAGAGAGTATGGTTCACAACGACAAAGTAAAAGAAGTTGTTGCTGCGGCTACTAAATAAGCAGTAAGATATTCCTTTTTTTTAAAGTTTTTCTTTAAAAATCTTATAAACAGCCGTTTTGGTAGTACCAAAAGGGCTTTTTTAGTATTTCCGTTTTCAGTATCTTTGAACGAAAAGCAACGACATATTATACATTTACATCATGGGATTATTTGATTTTTTTAAAAAGAAGCAGGAAACTCCTGAGGCGCAGGAAGCACTGAACAAGGGCTTAGAGAAGACGAAAGAGGGATTCTTTGCGAAAATTACCAAAGCGGTTGTTGGAAAATCAACGATTGATGATGATGTATTGGATAATCTTGAAGAGGTCTTAGTAACCTCCGACGTGGGTGTTACAACGACGCTAAAGATTGTTGATCGTATTCAGAAGCGTGTCGCTCAAGACAAATACGTTACTACTGATGATCTAAACGGCTTATTAAAAGACGAAATCCAAGGTTTACTTGCCGAGAATAACAGCAATGACTTCGAGACCTTCGAATATGGCAATCAAAAGCCCTATGTTATTATGGTTGTTGGGGTGAATGGTGTTGGTAAAACTACGACGATCGGAAAGCTTGCACATCAATTGAAGGAAGCCGGCAATAAGGTTGTTTTAGGTGCAGCAGATACATTCCGCGCAGCGGCTGTCGATCAGATACAGCTGTGGGGAGATAGAGTAGGTGTTCGCGTTGTTGCACAGCCGATGGGTTCGGATCCAGCATCAGTTGCGTTTGATACCGTTAAATCTGCGGTTGCAAACGGCGATGATGTTGCGATTATTGATACGGCGGGTCGTCTGCACAATAAAGTTGGCTTGATGAACGAGCTGACGAAGATTAAAAATGTCATGCAGAAGGTCATTCCAGATGCTCCGCATGAGATATTATTAGTATTGGACGCTTCCACAGGTCAGAATGCTATTGAGCAGGCTACGCAGTTTACACAAGCAACCGATGTGAATGCATTAGCATTGACCAAGCTTGATGGAACAGCAAAAGGCGGTGTGGTAATCGGGATATCCGATCAATTCAAAATTCCTGTAAAGTACATTGGAGTAGGAGAGAAGATTGGTGATTTACAGTTATTTAACAAAAAAGACTTCGTAGACTCACTATTCCAGTAGTCTACACATTCATATGAGAACAAAAACAAGAAATGCAGTCCCGGTAGTAGCAAAGCCACGTGTGAATGTGGTTACTTTAGGCTGTTCTAAAAATATTCACGATAGCGAGGTTTTAATGGGACAATTGAAGGGCAACCAAATGGATGTCGTTCATGAGGCTAATAATATCCAAGCGAATGATATCGTGGTGATTAATACCTGTGGATTTATCGATAATGCCAAACAAGAATCTATTGATACCATCCTTCAATTTTCGGAGTTAAAAGACCAAGGTAAAGTCAATAAGGTGATTGTCACTGGCTGCTTGTCGGAGCGTTATAAGCCCGAGTTAGAAGCCGAGATTCCGAATGTAGATGCTTTCTTTGGCACGAACGACCTACCGGATCTTCTTTCCACAATTGGTGCAGATTATCGTCATGAGTTATTAGGCGAGCGTTTATTGACGACGCCATCGCATTTCTCCTATTTTAAGATTGCAGAAGGTTGTAACAGACCCTGCTCATTCTGTGCTATCCCTTTGATGCGTGGAAAGCACGTTTCCAAGTCTATTGACGACCTGGTTAAAGAAGCAAAGTTCCTAGCATCGAACGGGACAAAAGAATTGATTCTTATTGCGCAAGATCTAACCTATTACGGTTTGGATATCTATGGCAAGCGTAATCTTTCGGATTTACTACGTCATTTATCCGATGTTAATGGTATCGAGTGGATCCGTTTGCAATATGCGTATCCTTCAGGTTTCCCTATGGACATCCTCGATGCGATGAATGAACGCTCCAATATCTGTAATTACTTAGATATGCCTCTACAGCATATCAGCGACAATATGTTGACCTCTATGCGTAGAGGAACCAGCAAGCAAAAGCAAATTGATTTAGTAAACAAAATACGCGATAAAGTGCCTGATATCGCTTTGCGTACGACCTTGATCTGCGGATACCCTGGTGAAACTGAGGAAGACTTCAATGAGATGTTAGAATGGGTAGAAGAAACCCGTTTCGACAGATTGGGATGTTTTACTTATTCGCATGAGGAGAAAACACATGCACACTCTTTGGAAGACAATGTTCCTGAGGAGGTGAAGCAAGAACGTGTCGATCAAATCATGGAAGTTCAGCAAGGGATCTCTTATGATATTAACCAAACGAAAATCGGCAATACCTATAAGGTGTTGGTGGATCGTGTGGATGGCGATTATTTCATCGGAAGAACGGAATATGACTCCCCAGAGGTGGATAATGAAGTGGTGTTGGATGCTAAAACAAACTATGCGCGTATCGGAGATTTTGTACAGGTGAAAGTAGACCGTGCGGAAGACTTTGATTTATATGGAAGTATTGTCAAATAAAGGCAGAAATACCCCCTAATAAACATCCTTTTCTTACTTTTAGTGGATCGGTCGGTTAATTCCGACCATCAAGAACTTTCATTACTGTTGGGCAATCAGCGGAATCATGAAAGTTTTTTTGTAATTTGAATCCTTCTATCTTTTACATTTGAAGCAACATTACTCTAGCTAGATGAAAGCCACATATATAGACTACAGCGACACCGGAAGTTTTTCTAAAACCTTATTAGCATATCTGTCAAAACAACCAGATTTAGCCTCTTATTACGGTCATTTCCCAGATCTTGACGGTTTCAAGAAGCAGATTGAAGCCCAGAAGAAATTTCAACATCGTGAACTGTTAGTCGATCAATTAAAAGATCAGTATGGCGGGCTTTTGGCTAGTTCTCCAGAGGTTGCACAAAACCTGGAGCGATTAAAAAGCAATAATACATTTACCGTTACTACCGGTCATCAGTTGAATATATTCACCGGGCCCTTATACTTCATTTTTAAGATCGTGACGGCTATTAAGCTGGCGCAGGACTTAAAAGCTCGCTTCCCTGAACAGGACTTTGTGCCCGTTTATTGGATGGCGACAGAGGACCATGATTTTGCGGAAATCAATAACACTCGCGTCTACGGAAAGAAGATTGTATGGGAGGAGGAAGGGATTTCGGCAACCGGCCGAATGAAAACCGATAGCATGGCCGAGGTGGTGAAACAATATTGCAGTACCTTCGGATTATCGGATAATTCAACGAAACTAACCGAATTAGTGGAGGAAGCTTATCTTTCCGGGCTAAACCTTGCTGATGCCACGCGCAAATTCGTCAATTCGCTATTTAAAGCCTACGGACTTGTTATTATCGATGCCGATAGGGCAGCGCTGAAGAAGGTCTTTGCGCCCATTATTGAAAAAGATATCCTCGAAGAAAATAGCTGGAAGCATATTGAAGCAACTTCCAAATCGTTGGAAGAGGCGGGGTTCAATACCCAGGTTCATGCCCGCGAAATCAACTTCTTTTATCTGACCGATGAATTCAGAGAGCGCATTGTTCGACTGGAAGACGGTCGTTTTGAAGTGCTCCATCAGAATATCTACTTTACAGAGGAGGAGATAAAACAAGAAATCAAGAAGCATCCGGAACGTTTCAGCCCGAATGTGGTCATGCGCCCTCTTTATCAAGAACTGATACTTCCCAATCTTGCTTACATCGGCGGGGGAGCCGAAATAGTCTATTGGCTACAGCTAAAGGCTAATTTCGACTATTATAAAACGCAGTTTCCAATCCTTGTTCCACGTAATTCAGCACTTATTACCGATGATGCTGTCGCTGGAAAAATATTCCGTTTAGACTTTACTTTCAAAAGTATTTTTAAGCCTGTCAATACCCTTAAAAACGAATATGTCCGTCGGAAGACAAAACATCGCTTGAACCTTCAGGACGAATGGATGGAGCTTAATGCTATTTTCGGCAAGATTAAGCTTCGTGCGCATAAGATCGACCCGAGTTTAGGCCCAAGCACCGATGCGGTAAAAGCGCGTCTTAAAAAGGCTGTAAATAACCTAGAAAAGAAATTATTGAAAGCCGAGAAAAGGAACCATGAGGATGCGCTTATTCAAATAGAGCGCGTTAAAGATAAGTTGTTCCCGAATGGCGGCCTGCAAGAACGTACTGAGAATTTCGCGGTGCTATATATCAAATATGGCGACGAATTGTTCAACGATCTGTTGAAGAATTTCCAACCCTTAGCCTTTAAATTTAGCGTGCTTTACTAATGATAACGTCTGAAGAATTAATCAAGAGCAACTTCTACAACTATTACACAGCGAAAACGGGACTTACGCTGGCAGATTTCGAAAGCCTAAGCCCACTATTCGACTTTCGCGAAGTAGACCATAATCAGCTCATCATGCGGGCGGGCGAGGTTTGTAAGCATATTCTGTTCGTTGAAAAAGGATTGTTGCAGCTGTTCAGCCTGGACGAAAAAGGCGGCGAGCATATAATGCAGTTTGCTCCAGAGAATTGGTTGATGATGGATCGCTCAAGCATGTTCTTCAATGAACCATCAAATTACTACATCAAAGCATTGGAGCCTTCCACGGTTGTCTTCATTCAGCCCCAGTTTCTGGAAGAGGCAGGAAAGATCAATCATGAGTTCACCTGCTTTACAGAAACTTCCTTACAACGCAATATACACTTTCTACAACGTAGAATAAACTCCCTGTTAGCCATGTCTGCTAAGGAAAGATACTTAGAATTCGTTGCCATGTACCCTCAGTTGTTGCTGCGTGTTCCCCAATGGATGATCGCTTCGTATTTAGGCATCACACCAGAAAGCCTGAGTAGAGTGAGAAGAGAGATAGCGAAAGATTCTTTCTA from Sphingobacterium sp. BN32 harbors:
- the rpmG gene encoding 50S ribosomal protein L33, with translation MAKKGNRVQVILECTEHKESGLPGMSRYITTKNKKNTTERLELKKFNPVLRKVTVHKEIK
- a CDS encoding DUF4112 domain-containing protein, translating into MENQYSSKIERINKDFVWVERLSVLMDSRFRIGNFRFGLDPILNFIPFAGQIATFIISLILVTVMYRNGASGKIAIKMLLNVTSDAILGSIPLLGNIFDFFNKANDKNIKLLREHYYENKHQGSGKNIIFLIVSILAIVITLVIYAMYALSVWLFNLIF
- a CDS encoding signal peptidase; the protein is MNKYLLRGIVFLTAGIICVFLGYTLMENENNWYKLLMTLGVIFFGIGFIALMYRIFRKIDRKTLIDDRKEQQEK
- the rpmB gene encoding 50S ribosomal protein L28, which encodes MSRICDLTGKTALKGNNVSHSNVKTKRKFYPNLQTKRFYIPEEDRWITLKVSTSAIKTINKNGITAAIDKFIKQGHI
- a CDS encoding cold-shock protein — translated: MQQGVVKFFNEAKGFGFIIPNSGESEIFVHVSGLIDKIREKDEVSYEVEQGRKGLNAVNVKLI
- a CDS encoding SIMPL domain-containing protein, whose protein sequence is MKKLLSILALIALVVTAQAQNVSMENSRRVATRGYAEKEVTPDIIYLSISLKEYYQDGNTKKKVTIETLEKQLYDAAMKYGVKKENFTIQNIYSYNTADRKKKNNELLQSRQYRIKVTDLKSLNAMMDEVDSQGLQNTNIAGYDHSQKKAIEKELKTAAVKDARVNAEILAAADGETVGKSLMINDNSSFSWNDVMPQPRAYMAMSKTANAESDAVGGNGLDIDVRPIKLTCNIDAVFELK
- the recO gene encoding DNA repair protein RecO gives rise to the protein MLHQTKGITLKVTNYSESSVVAQIYTQAFGLQSYLINGARKPKAKISVNMLQPFHLLELVVYNKENNNLQRIKEAQHLPVLKQIPLDIVKSSIALFLNEVLYKVLRHQSPDKQLFDFLENAIIWLDETDEGLANYHLIFLLKLSHYLGFKPSLGNLPYFDLLEGRFVSILPAHVYTLQEPYSSYLRELAQSSFSNCNNVKLKKEDRSYLLQKLVDYYRLHTENFGELNSLYILEEIFS
- a CDS encoding DUF4295 domain-containing protein yields the protein MAKKAVASLQKGGGKEYTKVVLTTKSAKTGAYTFKESMVHNDKVKEVVAAATK
- the bshC gene encoding bacillithiol biosynthesis cysteine-adding enzyme BshC translates to MKATYIDYSDTGSFSKTLLAYLSKQPDLASYYGHFPDLDGFKKQIEAQKKFQHRELLVDQLKDQYGGLLASSPEVAQNLERLKSNNTFTVTTGHQLNIFTGPLYFIFKIVTAIKLAQDLKARFPEQDFVPVYWMATEDHDFAEINNTRVYGKKIVWEEEGISATGRMKTDSMAEVVKQYCSTFGLSDNSTKLTELVEEAYLSGLNLADATRKFVNSLFKAYGLVIIDADRAALKKVFAPIIEKDILEENSWKHIEATSKSLEEAGFNTQVHAREINFFYLTDEFRERIVRLEDGRFEVLHQNIYFTEEEIKQEIKKHPERFSPNVVMRPLYQELILPNLAYIGGGAEIVYWLQLKANFDYYKTQFPILVPRNSALITDDAVAGKIFRLDFTFKSIFKPVNTLKNEYVRRKTKHRLNLQDEWMELNAIFGKIKLRAHKIDPSLGPSTDAVKARLKKAVNNLEKKLLKAEKRNHEDALIQIERVKDKLFPNGGLQERTENFAVLYIKYGDELFNDLLKNFQPLAFKFSVLY
- the ftsY gene encoding signal recognition particle-docking protein FtsY, yielding MGLFDFFKKKQETPEAQEALNKGLEKTKEGFFAKITKAVVGKSTIDDDVLDNLEEVLVTSDVGVTTTLKIVDRIQKRVAQDKYVTTDDLNGLLKDEIQGLLAENNSNDFETFEYGNQKPYVIMVVGVNGVGKTTTIGKLAHQLKEAGNKVVLGAADTFRAAAVDQIQLWGDRVGVRVVAQPMGSDPASVAFDTVKSAVANGDDVAIIDTAGRLHNKVGLMNELTKIKNVMQKVIPDAPHEILLVLDASTGQNAIEQATQFTQATDVNALALTKLDGTAKGGVVIGISDQFKIPVKYIGVGEKIGDLQLFNKKDFVDSLFQ
- the rimO gene encoding 30S ribosomal protein S12 methylthiotransferase RimO, whose translation is MRTKTRNAVPVVAKPRVNVVTLGCSKNIHDSEVLMGQLKGNQMDVVHEANNIQANDIVVINTCGFIDNAKQESIDTILQFSELKDQGKVNKVIVTGCLSERYKPELEAEIPNVDAFFGTNDLPDLLSTIGADYRHELLGERLLTTPSHFSYFKIAEGCNRPCSFCAIPLMRGKHVSKSIDDLVKEAKFLASNGTKELILIAQDLTYYGLDIYGKRNLSDLLRHLSDVNGIEWIRLQYAYPSGFPMDILDAMNERSNICNYLDMPLQHISDNMLTSMRRGTSKQKQIDLVNKIRDKVPDIALRTTLICGYPGETEEDFNEMLEWVEETRFDRLGCFTYSHEEKTHAHSLEDNVPEEVKQERVDQIMEVQQGISYDINQTKIGNTYKVLVDRVDGDYFIGRTEYDSPEVDNEVVLDAKTNYARIGDFVQVKVDRAEDFDLYGSIVK
- a CDS encoding Crp/Fnr family transcriptional regulator: MITSEELIKSNFYNYYTAKTGLTLADFESLSPLFDFREVDHNQLIMRAGEVCKHILFVEKGLLQLFSLDEKGGEHIMQFAPENWLMMDRSSMFFNEPSNYYIKALEPSTVVFIQPQFLEEAGKINHEFTCFTETSLQRNIHFLQRRINSLLAMSAKERYLEFVAMYPQLLLRVPQWMIASYLGITPESLSRVRREIAKDSF